The Glycine soja cultivar W05 chromosome 3, ASM419377v2, whole genome shotgun sequence genome window below encodes:
- the LOC114405031 gene encoding uncharacterized protein LOC114405031 — translation MSNHKSTESAIKNLEVQVGQLAKQLADRLSTSFGANTEKNPKEECNAIMTRIKLVTMNESENGIGAEKQQLVSNPSLDTVVESLSESEEELEVEDEKKETTIKLEITMPFGKALQQMQLYAKFLKDMLTRKNRYIHSDTIVVEGNCSAVIQCILPRKHSDPGSVTIPCSIGEVAVGKALIDLGANINLTPLSMCRRLGELEIMPTRMTLHLADRSISRPFRVIGDVLIQVKHLIFPADFLVMDIEEDLEIPIILGRPFISTASCIVDMGKGELELSVEDQKISFDLFEAMKHPNDQKACFDEEKVEREIELAAIAMVCIKELEGAGENAERHIVFEELKNSGQIEKPKLELKTLPTHLKYVFLEDNEAKLVIISSSLKKTKEDQLVQILKKHKAVIRWHISDLKGISPSYCMHKINMEADYKPVRQPQR, via the exons ATGTCAAACCATAAGAGCACAGAGTCAGCCATAAAGAATCTGgaagtccaggtgggacaactggctAAGCAATTGGCAGACCGTTTGTCCACCAGCTTTGGAGCTAATACTGAGAAAAATCCAAAGGAGGAATGTAATGCTATCATGACTAGAATCAAATTGGTGACCATGAATGAGAGTGAGAATGGAATAGGTGCAGAGAAACAACAGCTAGTGTCTAACCCATCACTTGACACTGTGGTAGAGTCTTTGAGTGAATCTGAAGAAGAGTTGGAGGTAGAAGATGAGAAGAAGGAGACAACAATAAAA CTAGAGATCACAATGCCTTTTGGAAAAGCTCTCCAACAAATGCAACTCTATGCTAAGTTTCTTAAAGACATGCTAACTAGGAAGAATAGGTATATCCACAGTGACACTATagttgtggaaggaaattgcagCGCTGTTATTCAATGTATCCTACCACGAAAGCATTCAGATCCAGGAAGTGTCACAATACCATGTTCTATCGGTGAGGTTGCGGTAGGCAAGGCTCTcattgatttgggagccaacATTAATTTGACGCCGCTCTCCATGTGCCGGAGACTtggagagttggagataatgCCTACTCGGATGACCTTACACTTAGCTGATCGCTCCATCTCCAGACCCTTCAGAGTGATTGGAGACGTTCTGATTCAAGTCAAGCATCTTATCTTTCCTGCAGATTTTTTGGTTATGGATATAGAGGAGGATCTTGAAATTCCCATAATTTTGGGACGTCCTTTCATCTCCACCGCCAGCTGTATAGTAGATATGGGGAAAGGAGAATTAGAACTGAGTGTGGAGGATCAGAAAATTTCATTCGACTTATTTGAAGCAATGAAGCACCCAAATGATCAGAAAGCTTGCTTTGATGAGGAGAAAGTAGAAAGGGAGATAGAATTAGCAGCTATAGCCATG GTTTGTATTAAAGAGTTAGAGGGTGCAGGGGAAAATGCTGAGAGACATATTGTatttgaagaattgaagaaCAGTGGACAAATAGAAAAACCCAAATTGGAATTGAAGACTTTGCCTACACATTTGAAGTATGTATTCTTAGAGGACAATGAAGCCAAACTAGTCATCATTAGCAGCTctttgaagaaaacaaaagaggaTCAACTGgtgcagattttgaagaagCACAAAGCAGTGATTCGATGGCACATCTCTGACTTAAAAGGGATCAGTCCATCTTACTGCATGCACAAAATTAATATGGAAGCTGATTAcaagccagtgaggcagcccCAAAGATGA